A genome region from Plasmodium vivax chromosome 11, whole genome shotgun sequence includes the following:
- a CDS encoding hypothetical protein, conserved (encoded by transcript PVX_113940A): MSYGWLTESTLFGKKEKVIELGKDKLFNESKDNKKSENSIDQLNGIVSSYLQNVKENQKNQLGKKKLSYEEKLYNAKNDGVEKRNKQDRKDTAVKKQIHKVKKYEELQKGGRNDPKCLVNFESKKQMESELEEIRKLKAQRNGQKYAQS, encoded by the exons atgtcctaTGGCTGGCTAACTGAAAGTACGTTATtcgggaaaaaagaaaaagtcaTTGAACTAGGCAAGGACAAGTTATTCAACGAAAGTAAGGATAATAAGAAAAGCGAAAACAGCATCGATCAGCTAAACGGAATTGTTAGCTCGTACCTCCAAAATGTAAAGGAAAACCAAAAGAATCAAttagggaagaaaaag CTGAGTTATGAGGAAAAACTCTACAATGCCAAAAATGACGGCGTGGAAAAGCGCAACAAGCAAGACAGGAAAGACACCGctgtgaagaagcaaatacataaggtgaaaaaatatgaagagcTGCAGAAAGGGGGACGCAACGACCCCAAGTGCTTGGTCAATTTCGAATCCAAGAAGCAAATGGAAAGTGAACTGGAAGAAATTCGAAAACTGAAGGCGCAGAGGAATGGCCAAAAGTATGCACAAAGCTGA